The Hypanus sabinus isolate sHypSab1 chromosome 5, sHypSab1.hap1, whole genome shotgun sequence genome has a segment encoding these proteins:
- the LOC132393838 gene encoding tumor necrosis factor-like — MSKETVLDPESGTIVVIRETKAKRDCLWPTLCALAVLGLVAVTSFLVLCQLRVLPTQQKTDASELQKLEETSADGGLPGLMKQVGSDSRGKIAAHLVAHSNIKDRQIIWQKETDSTFGEGVGFENNGLVIKTPGQYFIYTQVVFYHKGCKDQPIYLSHNISSYSNSYKNEENLLLKATKSVCHYGQHQQHWYKTSYQGAIFQLEEDDRIFSRVSEKVVDYVDRSRGKTFFGIFAL; from the exons ATGAGCAAGGAAACAGTACTGGACCCTGAGAGCGGGACGATAGTCGTCATCCGAGAGACCAAAGCCAAGAGGGATTGCCTCTGGCCAACGCTCTGCGCCCTGGCCGTGCTCGGCTTGGTGGCAGTCACCTCTTTCTTGGTCCTGTGTCAGCTGAGGGTGCTCCCGACGCAACAG AAAACTGACGCTTCCGAGCTGCAGAAACTGGAGGAGACTTCAGCCGATGGAG GTTTGCCTGGCCTCATGAAGCAGGTGGGAAGCGACTCGAGAGGGAAGATTGCTGCTCACCTCGTCG CACATTCAAACATCAAAGACAGACAGATCATCTGGCAGAAGGAAACGGACTCCACGTTTGGAGAAGGGGTCGGCTTTGAGAACAACGGCCTGGTTATTAAGACCCCTGGTCAGTACTTCATCTACACCCAGGTGGTCTTCTACCACAAAGGCTGCAAGGATCAGCCCATCTATCTCAGCCACAACATCTCTTCATACTCAAACAGCTACAAAAACGAGGAGAACCTGCTCCTGAAGGCCACCAAATCCGTCTGCCACTACggccaacaccaacaacactggTACAAGACCTCCTACCAGGGCGCCATCTTCCAGTTAGAGGAGGATGACCGCATCTTCTCCAGGGTCAGTGAGAAGGTGGTGGACTATGTGGACAGGTCCAGAGGAAAGACCTTCTTTGGAATATTTGCCTTGTGA